tcttttgaatgcaaaataatttacgATGAAAACAAACAGcagtttttatacataaaaagaacacaatctttttttaaatgcttttaaagaaaGGGAAAAGGAGAAGCAATCAGGATTTGTATTACAGTTAACCTTTATCCaaagaaagttatatatatattagtgccttctgttatatttataatacttcaTCAAATAACTGTAGGCATATAGAGGAAAATAAGCTGTCTCAGTTTAAGCTATATTGCTGGAAAAAAGTATAGTTTTTAGTATAGTTAATAGATCAACAGAAAATacatctttgaataaaaatattatttttccaaaaatatatttgcttaatttaataaaaatgtatagtgtACATGTACAATTTaatcttctaaattatttaaaataattcacatcATTCATgatataatattagtttttaatttactaaagaaatacccgcaatttaattattttcaaacgtaTTCCTAGAAATTCCTAATAATCAAAAAGCATACATAATCTATAGTGGTCAATGCAATAATATGCAACAATTTCAAAAtactatcataaaatatatataattactttgataaaattgtaACAAACATCCTTCCAGCaggaatatcaaaataataaaactcatAAATATGGTAATGCGATGCTGTGCAAATGATGCTATGGAAATCACTATAATAAAAGCTATCTCGAAGACCTTAAATCCAGCAAGCAATTGTTAAAAACACATAATAACAACTCTTGAATTCCTAcgatttaaatttgtatatcatttaacattgcaaattaaatgaaagaatatcttACCTTCATCTTCACTCAGTGATCCTAAAACCTCCAGTTTGCCCAATTCTcccattttatctttaataaattggCAACCATCTTCACCAAagttatttccatttaatataatAGTCTCTAAAGACTCCTTGTGAGCAAGTGCACCAACTATAGCTTCCCCTCCTGTTATGTCAATTTCATTGAAGCCTAGAttgatatttctaatttcagGGCAGCCATCTTCAAGAGCATTTGCTAAGGCAAGAGCACCTCCTGTCCGTACAAGACAGTCACCGAGATTCAGCATCTGAAGATGATGTAGAGATGGTAAACAATCAGCTATGCATTGTGCACCTTTTTCTGTCAAGCTATTGTCTTCAAGATTGATAACTTTTAACTTAGGATTTGCATAGAATGCATCTGCTAAAGCCTTAATACCAGGAGAATAAATCCCATTTTGAGGCATTGCAATCGATTCCAAAGTTCCCAATTCTTTCAAAAACTCTGCAACAGCAATTGCTCCATCATTCTCCAGTCGATTGCGACCACAGACGAAAATCTTCAATTTCATTGGGGTGCCTGCACGCAGGCTGCTTTCAATACAATGAGATATAGATTCTGACAGCAATCTGGCTCCTTGGATACCCAACccattgttattaaaatgaagttCTTCCAAAGTATAACAGCAAGGAGATTGTAAAAGCTCTTGGAGACCTACCAATCCTCTTGGACCAAAAGCATTGTCACTCAGGTCTAACACTACTAATTTAGCATTTGCTGTCATTATACCTTTACTCAAATGACTTAAGGCTTGAGGAATTTCAGTCTTATCTCTTCTTGTAAACATGTCTTTCCATAGTGCTTTTTTAAAAGCAGACTGGCTTTCTAAAGCCTTGCCGATAGCTTTTGCAGCAGGAATACCAACTGTATTTCCTTCCAGTTGCAATGTTGTCATGCCAGGGCAATTTTCGATCGCCTTCACGATTTCGGCAGCATCTTCCTCGGTGTCTAATGTTAAGGCTTTTCCAACAAAACTTACTTCTTTATCTTTGTCTTCTTCATCAACAGATGCAGCTGCAAGTTTCTCAATTAAATTATCAACAGAAGCCATGTTGAAtccaactttttttaatgtaagtacCACAAACAATTTTGTGAATCAGATTCAAATGTGGATTTGATGCAAAAGGCGGTTACAGTTGCCGCGAAGTGCAATGCAGCCAGATTTCTgattagaaatatagaaaataaataaatggtcaGCCATAGAAGttgacgaaaaaaaattattacgatctcaagaattataaaattacgaACTTTTACgattaaatacacaaaatttttgtaaatgacgTCATTTTTCCAAAAGAGAAAATAGAAATTCTCCTTCCATTTCTCTgtattcttttccatttttcaaaagatCATGTCTAGTCTTATATTTTGTTAAGCATTACATCCTATATTTCGATTTGAAACGATACGacgaaaatcttttttaaagaatggtCTAAGGCTAGCATATCGGCCAACACATTTTGTCAATTAAGAGAGGAATAACTATCACTTGATGAGAGAAAATTTGTTTCAGGATTCAAAGGAACAGTTGTCGCAAACAAATCCCATGGTCTCACCGTTATAAATGTGCAACATACAACTGTTCACTTGCTGATATATTGCAGATGTTTGAGATATGAGGTAGTGGTTCGGATTCTGTTCAGTCTTTTTTCCCCCAAATTAAAGCTTTCTTTTCTCTTCAAAGTACATAAATAGTTAAGCCAAATCATCAGAGAGAGATTTTGGGACAAAAAAAGTTATAAGCTCAATTCAACTTTGGTTTATGTGACGTAGTTCTTGACTAATTCTGACTGGATTGACTAACTTGATTTCCAGCAGGGTATATACCGCTTTATAGGGCACAGCAATTGGAAGGGGGAGAGGCACGTATACCAAGTACTTCAATCAAGTATCAATAAATGTACAATAAAGTATTTCACTatattgtatcatatttttttacaatattcaaatAGCGGAAAACTTAGCacttttttgttaatattgagttccattattttatgatattatccGAATATTGTACAGTGTAGAATCAACATTGTACAATAGCCACTctttaccaatattttaaatattgtaccaAACAGTttgtaatattaaagaattaaacccAATATCCTATTAGAGGGGGGTGGGggtaaaattaaaactttcatatatcatatttagactcttttttaaatgacatttgttAATTTTGTCACTTCTCCTGTTGCAAATTACTTTGTGATTCGAACATTAGCCTTAGCTAATCGGTGTTTCATCCATTGGACAAGCAAGATTTGGAATAGTAACTTAAGATTATGGCAATTTCGGATTTGCTAAAGAATTTAgttgaattaaacatttaaaaaatagctacTTACTTAGATTCGAAttatttgctttcaaaaaatttgggatattaatatcttatttttgtataatttttccgAAGGTGCTAAACGTTTCTTGATTTgaatctgaatattaaaattttaacattaagaaAAGAGTGAAAtagaattctttgtaaaattcTAAACATCATACGCGCAATAAATTGcttaaacagaataaattttaaaaaatgctttaatcccACATTACTATTAGAGCAAGGcatgataattttaacattttgatattaatatttatataatgttgatttctttatataaaaatatttgaaatatttttcaacttttacaaACATAGTAAATTAATTCACATTATggtaattttaagattttattaatgcatctgaagaaaaattgaaaaaaacatgcaaaattttgagtaataaatTAATCCATTAAATAGGAATTGAAATCTGCTGTCTCAAATTTTAAGCTATCACATGAGAACATTTCATCACATGAGAAGTCACTTAGtgtcaatccgacagaaaaacatcatgttcttacATGACTCAAATTTTGGAATCacaaacatttagaaaagcgaggTTTTTGGACCATCTCAAActtaattgaattctaaaattttttttctctagaccAGAATTTCTTTTTTCGTGAATAATCAGCTTAAGCCGGTTTTAAACAGTCATGTGACTatcatctcaaaatcgtttgagcttcaaaacttatatatatatatatatatatatataacttcttaTGTCCGTGCTCTTTATTAGCCATACAGGAGAATCGGGCGCATGGCGGACATTTGCGtcaagttgtaattttttattggGTATAGGGCGATTCATTATTATCTTTTAGTAttcctaaaagcgaaaaattgatgtcGCAGAAACTATAAGTCGTCAATTTTCTTCTtatgcattttgtggcttcaaagaCCCCAAACTAAAACAACATCAAGTTCTCTCATGATGGCAAGATATAAATGAGACCAAGCTTTTTGAAGAAACCTCATTTAGACTCTTCGGTAGAAACGCTTTGTCagatttacaaaaataacaaagttttaGAAGTTTTTATATGATTGAGAATTTTACTTACAACGACCATtcttataataaaaggaaaaagaagttttcagaattattattaactaattgTTTTCGGCGActagattttcttttcttatacatgcatttaaaataattcgcgAGATCCAGATATTATTCATTCCCCCCTGCCACACTCACTTTACAGAttgtgtcaattttttatttcatatgaaactaATGCTAATAGCACTTCTACTCccaatcaaaatttcataataaatgaaaaatgcccTTCTTACAACCACCATCCCTTTTCGAAGGAAATTTTACAAGCATTACTTCATTGTAGATTCTCTATAGGAAAACACAATCACAACTGctggaaagaaatatataatgtgttgtatttgtcaatttttatttcgtatgaaatCTCAGTATCTTTAGATATCATAGATCAGGGATCGGTTGCCCTTCCATTTTCGACAGATATCGCAAAATAGAcacttctccccccccccaaatttcaATAACTTGACT
The window above is part of the Argiope bruennichi chromosome 7, qqArgBrue1.1, whole genome shotgun sequence genome. Proteins encoded here:
- the LOC129976649 gene encoding ran GTPase-activating protein 1-like produces the protein MASVDNLIEKLAAASVDEEDKDKEVSFVGKALTLDTEEDAAEIVKAIENCPGMTTLQLEGNTVGIPAAKAIGKALESQSAFKKALWKDMFTRRDKTEIPQALSHLSKGIMTANAKLVVLDLSDNAFGPRGLVGLQELLQSPCCYTLEELHFNNNGLGIQGARLLSESISHCIESSLRAGTPMKLKIFVCGRNRLENDGAIAVAEFLKELGTLESIAMPQNGIYSPGIKALADAFYANPKLKVINLEDNSLTEKGAQCIADCLPSLHHLQMLNLGDCLVRTGGALALANALEDGCPEIRNINLGFNEIDITGGEAIVGALAHKESLETIILNGNNFGEDGCQFIKDKMGELGKLEVLGSLSEDEGENDDDPEDDDDEDYEDIDEDDDDDDDDDDSQDESSRAMGDQTHRSPMSRTSHKSPMTKLSFADFLSNPTPETLVALHKAKEDVMSILPKDPTITDYLEVFLTISLVVTLQDDSAKTAASKYADDLLSKAYSLDSEDATDFNNQFLVVIGLLKGEDQKPKYGLDISGPLLVIEHAVKQPYFHASTRNLLQLFLSQPLQYVTAENKAKHVLMKTLYQC